The following proteins are encoded in a genomic region of Cellulomonas sp. ES6:
- a CDS encoding DUF4012 domain-containing protein gives MTIRRRVLLAAAVLLTAVLLVGGWLAYRAWQAADAARDLQAAASGAGEEVARLDVAALRHRLDAVQDAAARVHAAGQDPVWRVAEHLPVVGDDLAAVSAIGRAADALAGDAAPDLLDALDSLAEPSGGAGASAGGGTVPDGWVDLQALADAAPALDRAAATVERLRTDLGAVDPDGLVGPLAGPVAGLRDAVDRAAGPLQTVRELAPVLPGLLGADGPRTYLLLSLNPAELRAQGGIVGAVSVLQARDGAVGLVGQRSTADLPELAESALPLSDAELALFGDRLGRWVQDTVLTPDFPRAAEAASAFWTASTGQRVDGVLATDPVVVADLLGATGRTVSADGTELGGDDLLRGLLRDAYLAYGDPKAGDAFYAQVAAEAFGVLRDAAADPATAGAAVQVAADAVEQRRVAVWSADPVEQAGIAASVLGGAFLTGDPPTPTGTAGQAVGVFLDDATAGKLDVDLDAQVAVTLTGCGSPDVQARIDLTLGYRPPADVATFPAQVLGDGGSGLPPGWLATNVSFYSARDGRLGEIRRDDAVVGGQTARTARRDVAVVTSRLEPGGAETYTLTVPATASGITVWTTPTLTGPGLVESHCPAP, from the coding sequence ATGACCATCCGGCGGCGTGTGCTCCTGGCCGCCGCCGTGCTGCTCACCGCGGTGCTGCTGGTCGGCGGGTGGCTGGCATACCGGGCCTGGCAGGCCGCGGACGCCGCCCGCGACCTGCAGGCCGCCGCGTCCGGCGCCGGCGAGGAGGTCGCGCGGCTCGACGTCGCGGCGCTGCGCCACCGGCTCGACGCGGTGCAGGACGCCGCCGCCCGGGTGCACGCCGCCGGGCAGGACCCGGTGTGGCGCGTGGCCGAGCACCTGCCGGTCGTCGGGGACGACCTCGCCGCCGTCTCGGCGATCGGCCGGGCCGCGGACGCGCTCGCGGGCGACGCCGCGCCCGACCTCCTCGACGCCCTCGACTCGCTCGCCGAGCCGTCCGGCGGCGCAGGCGCGTCGGCCGGCGGGGGCACCGTGCCCGACGGCTGGGTCGACCTGCAGGCGCTCGCCGACGCGGCACCGGCGCTCGACCGCGCGGCGGCCACCGTCGAGCGGCTGCGCACCGACCTCGGCGCCGTCGACCCCGACGGGCTGGTCGGGCCGCTCGCCGGTCCCGTGGCCGGGCTCCGTGACGCCGTCGACCGCGCGGCCGGGCCGCTGCAGACGGTCCGCGAGCTCGCACCCGTGCTGCCCGGCCTCCTCGGCGCGGACGGCCCGCGCACGTACCTGCTGCTGTCCCTCAACCCGGCGGAGCTGCGCGCGCAGGGCGGCATCGTCGGTGCCGTCAGCGTGCTCCAGGCCCGCGACGGCGCCGTGGGGCTCGTCGGGCAGCGCAGCACCGCGGACCTGCCCGAGCTCGCCGAGTCCGCGCTGCCGCTGAGCGACGCCGAGCTCGCGCTGTTCGGCGACCGGCTCGGCCGGTGGGTGCAGGACACCGTGCTCACGCCCGACTTCCCGCGTGCGGCCGAGGCCGCCTCCGCGTTCTGGACCGCGTCCACCGGGCAGCGGGTTGATGGGGTGCTCGCCACCGACCCGGTGGTCGTCGCGGACCTCCTCGGCGCGACCGGGCGGACCGTGAGCGCGGACGGCACCGAGCTCGGCGGGGACGACCTGCTGCGGGGCCTGCTGCGCGACGCCTACCTCGCGTACGGCGACCCCAAGGCGGGCGACGCGTTCTACGCCCAGGTCGCGGCGGAGGCGTTCGGCGTCCTGCGCGACGCCGCCGCCGACCCGGCGACCGCGGGGGCGGCGGTGCAGGTCGCGGCCGACGCCGTGGAGCAGCGCCGGGTCGCGGTGTGGTCGGCGGACCCCGTCGAGCAGGCGGGGATCGCCGCGTCCGTGCTCGGCGGGGCGTTCCTCACGGGCGACCCGCCGACGCCGACCGGCACGGCGGGGCAGGCCGTCGGCGTGTTCCTCGACGACGCGACGGCCGGCAAGCTCGACGTCGACCTCGACGCCCAGGTCGCCGTGACCCTGACCGGGTGCGGGTCACCGGACGTGCAGGCCCGCATCGACCTGACGCTCGGCTACCGGCCGCCCGCCGACGTCGCGACCTTCCCGGCGCAGGTGCTCGGGGACGGCGGGTCCGGGCTGCCGCCCGGGTGGTTGGCGACGAACGTGTCGTTCTACTCCGCGCGTGACGGCCGGCTCGGCGAGATCCGGCGCGACGACGCCGTGGTCGGCGGGCAGACCGCCCGCACCGCGCGCCGCGACGTCGCCGTGGTGACCTCCCGCCTCGAGCCGGGCGGGGCGGAGACCTACACCCTGACGGTGCCGGCCACGGCGAGCGGGATCACCGTCTGGACCACCCCCACCCTGACGGGCCCGGGCCTCGTCGAGTCCCACTGCCCCGCCCCCTGA
- a CDS encoding MFS transporter — protein MNSTFASLRYVNYRLWFAGALVANIGTWMQRVGQDWLVLTDLSDDSGLAVGITTALQFAPTLLLSAWAGLLADRVNRRKLLMITQAAQGVLAFGLGALVLSGHAELWHVYVFAALLGAVAAVDQPVRQTFVAELVPAGRLSNAVGLNSTSFNAARLIGPGLAGLLIAAVGTGWVFVINGVSFAATILALVAMRTSELHAMPVARRAKGQIREGVRYVRGRSDILVIMAVIGVVSTFGLNFQMTSALMARAEFGKGAGEYGILGSVLAIGSLGGALLAARRERPRVRLVIGAAFAFGVATGVQALMPTYASYAVACIPVGLASLTMLTAANTTIQMSTDPTVRGRVMSLYMIVMLGATPIGSPIVGWIGETFGPRWSIGIGSITALLVSALAAVWAKRRWQVELRYHVRTRPHLEVLHPDVPAPRRAAADQLAARRPPTRRCDTTRVNLAPCGPVDLSGM, from the coding sequence ATGAACTCCACCTTCGCCTCGCTGAGGTACGTCAACTACCGGCTGTGGTTCGCCGGCGCGCTGGTCGCGAACATCGGCACCTGGATGCAGCGTGTCGGGCAGGACTGGCTCGTGCTCACCGACCTGTCCGACGACTCGGGGCTGGCGGTCGGCATCACGACCGCGCTGCAGTTCGCCCCGACGCTGCTGCTGTCGGCCTGGGCCGGCCTGCTCGCGGACCGGGTGAACCGCCGCAAGCTGCTGATGATCACGCAGGCCGCGCAGGGCGTGCTCGCGTTCGGCCTGGGTGCGCTGGTGCTCTCGGGTCACGCCGAGCTCTGGCACGTCTACGTCTTCGCGGCGCTGCTGGGGGCGGTCGCCGCGGTCGACCAGCCGGTGCGGCAGACGTTCGTGGCGGAGCTGGTGCCCGCGGGCCGGCTGTCGAACGCGGTGGGGCTCAACAGCACGTCCTTCAACGCGGCGCGCCTGATCGGGCCGGGGCTCGCGGGGCTGCTGATCGCGGCGGTCGGCACGGGCTGGGTGTTCGTCATCAACGGGGTGTCGTTCGCGGCGACGATCCTGGCGCTCGTGGCGATGCGGACGTCCGAGCTGCACGCGATGCCGGTCGCCCGGCGCGCGAAGGGCCAGATCCGCGAGGGCGTCCGCTACGTGCGCGGGCGCAGCGACATCCTCGTGATCATGGCGGTGATCGGCGTGGTGTCGACGTTCGGCCTCAACTTCCAGATGACGTCGGCCCTCATGGCGCGTGCCGAGTTCGGCAAGGGCGCAGGGGAGTACGGGATCCTCGGGTCGGTGCTGGCCATCGGCTCGCTCGGCGGGGCGCTGCTGGCCGCGCGGCGGGAGCGGCCGCGGGTGCGTCTCGTGATCGGGGCGGCGTTCGCGTTCGGCGTGGCGACGGGGGTGCAGGCGCTGATGCCGACGTACGCCTCGTACGCGGTCGCGTGCATCCCGGTGGGCCTGGCGTCCCTGACGATGCTGACGGCGGCCAACACGACCATCCAGATGTCGACGGACCCCACCGTGCGTGGTCGGGTGATGTCGCTCTACATGATCGTCATGCTCGGGGCGACGCCGATCGGGTCGCCGATCGTGGGGTGGATCGGTGAGACGTTCGGCCCGCGCTGGTCGATCGGCATCGGCTCGATCACGGCGCTGCTCGTCTCGGCGCTCGCCGCGGTGTGGGCGAAGCGGCGCTGGCAGGTGGAGCTGCGGTACCACGTGCGGACGCGCCCCCACCTCGAGGTGCTGCACCCGGACGTGCCCGCGCCTCGCCGTGCGGCGGCCGACCAGCTCGCCGCGCGGAGGCCGCCGACGCGTCGGTGTGACACCACCCGGGTGAACTTGGCCCCCTGCGGGCCGGTCGATTTGTCCGGTATGTGA
- a CDS encoding MarR family transcriptional regulator, producing the protein MPADAPEEPRVAAAQCRPSTLAGELRVALAKSTRRIRSRRGAADLPDPQFNVLAILLREGPLTPGALAEAEHVQPPSMTRTVNALVGLGFVAKSEHPTDGRQVVVSLTDAGRPRSGRPAAAATRGSPTSSNLTPDERRTLAQAAVLLRRIAAG; encoded by the coding sequence ATGCCTGCCGATGCCCCCGAGGAGCCGCGTGTGGCCGCGGCGCAGTGCCGGCCGTCGACGCTCGCCGGTGAGCTGCGCGTCGCGCTCGCCAAGTCCACGCGACGCATCCGCTCACGGCGCGGCGCCGCCGACCTGCCGGACCCGCAGTTCAACGTCCTCGCGATCCTGCTGCGCGAGGGCCCGCTGACGCCCGGCGCGCTCGCCGAGGCCGAGCACGTGCAGCCGCCGTCGATGACCCGCACCGTGAACGCCCTGGTCGGGCTGGGGTTCGTCGCGAAGTCGGAGCACCCCACCGACGGGCGGCAGGTCGTCGTGAGCCTGACGGACGCGGGGAGGCCGAGGTCCGGGAGACCCGCCGCCGCCGCGACGCGTGGCTCGCCGACCAGCTCGAACCTGACCCCCGACGAACGCCGGACCCTGGCGCAGGCCGCCGTGCTGCTGCGCCGGATCGCGGCAGGATGA
- a CDS encoding UDP-glucose/GDP-mannose dehydrogenase family protein, producing MRVSVIGCGYLGAVHAASMAKLGHTVVGVDVVPAKIEMLAAGKAPFYEPGLPELLTESQGTGRLEFTTDTAAVAGAQVHFLCVGTPQKHGEFRADLSYVEDAFAALLPHLQPGDLVVGKSTVPVGTAEALAERLAGTGATLVWNPEFLREGFAVQDTLHPDRLVYGLPTDDDGEPTPEGERARLLLDEVYATPLADDTPLVVTDYATAQLVKVAANSFLATKISFINAMAELCEATGADVTRLADAIGYDARIGRRFLNAGLGFGGGCLPKDIRAFMARAGELGVDQALSFLREVDAINMRRRVRMVDLAREVCDGSIVGRRIAVLGAAFKPDSDDIRDSPALSVAAQMQLQGAHVTVTDPQAVDNARAAWPGLAFAPTVEEAVTGADVVLLATEWAEYRALDPDSIAGLVAERRILDGRNVLDPARWRAAGWTYRALGRP from the coding sequence ATGCGCGTGTCGGTCATCGGGTGCGGCTACCTGGGAGCCGTGCACGCGGCCAGCATGGCCAAGCTCGGTCACACCGTCGTCGGGGTCGACGTCGTCCCCGCGAAGATCGAGATGCTCGCCGCGGGCAAGGCGCCGTTCTACGAGCCCGGCCTGCCCGAGCTGCTGACGGAGTCGCAGGGCACCGGCCGGCTCGAGTTCACCACCGACACCGCCGCCGTCGCCGGGGCGCAGGTCCACTTCCTCTGCGTCGGGACCCCGCAGAAGCACGGCGAGTTCCGCGCCGACCTCAGCTACGTCGAGGACGCGTTCGCGGCGCTGCTCCCGCACCTGCAGCCCGGCGACCTCGTGGTCGGCAAGTCCACCGTCCCCGTCGGCACCGCGGAGGCGCTCGCCGAGCGGCTCGCCGGCACCGGCGCGACGCTCGTCTGGAACCCCGAGTTCCTGCGCGAGGGCTTCGCGGTCCAGGACACCCTGCACCCCGACCGCCTCGTCTACGGCCTCCCGACCGACGACGACGGCGAGCCCACCCCGGAGGGCGAGCGCGCCCGGCTCCTGCTCGACGAGGTGTACGCGACGCCGCTCGCCGACGACACGCCGCTGGTCGTCACCGACTACGCCACCGCGCAGCTCGTGAAGGTCGCCGCGAACTCGTTCCTCGCGACCAAGATCTCGTTCATCAACGCCATGGCCGAGCTGTGCGAGGCGACCGGCGCCGACGTCACCCGCCTCGCCGACGCCATCGGCTACGACGCCCGCATCGGCCGCCGGTTCCTCAACGCCGGCCTCGGGTTCGGCGGCGGCTGCCTGCCCAAGGACATCCGGGCGTTCATGGCCCGCGCCGGCGAGCTCGGCGTCGACCAGGCGCTGTCGTTCCTGCGCGAGGTCGACGCGATCAACATGCGCCGCCGGGTCCGCATGGTCGACCTGGCCCGCGAGGTCTGCGACGGGTCCATCGTCGGCCGCCGCATCGCCGTGCTGGGTGCCGCGTTCAAGCCCGACTCGGACGACATCCGCGACTCGCCGGCCCTGTCGGTCGCCGCGCAGATGCAGCTCCAGGGCGCGCACGTCACGGTCACCGACCCGCAGGCCGTCGACAACGCCCGCGCCGCCTGGCCGGGCCTGGCGTTCGCGCCGACCGTCGAGGAGGCCGTGACCGGCGCGGACGTCGTGCTGCTCGCGACCGAGTGGGCCGAGTACCGCGCGCTCGACCCGGACTCGATCGCGGGCCTCGTCGCGGAGCGCCGCATCCTCGACGGCCGCAACGTGCTGGACCCGGCCCGCTGGCGCGCGGCCGGCTGGACGTACCGCGCCCTCGGCCGCCCCTGA
- a CDS encoding NCS2 family permease — protein sequence MDRFFKISERGSTIGTEIRGGLVTFFTMSYIIVLNPLIIGTVQDGSGSFLGGGSEPNIGMIAATTALVAGVMSILMGVVANFPLALAAGLGLNAVVAYSIASLPDMTWADAMGIVVLEGLIILVLVLTGFREAVFKAVPMELKTAISVGIGLFIAFIGLVDSGFVRIPLSQATPVELGIAGSLGSWPLLVFVVGLFLAIILMARKVKGAILIAIASATVLAIVVEAVGSIGGQSAENPGGWELNVPQLPDSVVATPDFSLLGQFSLFGSIEKIGLVAVILLVFSVMIADFFDTMGTMVAVGGEAGLLDEQGNPPRTKQILVVDSLAAAAGGAASVSSNTSYVESAAGVGDGARTGLASVTTGIAFLLATFLSPLVDMVPFEAATPALVVVGFLMVMQVSGIDWKNFEVAVPAFLTIVLMPFSYSITVGIGAGVISFIVIKLAMGKARRVHPLMWVAGALFVVYFLIGPIKGWLGL from the coding sequence ATCGACCGGTTCTTCAAGATCTCCGAGCGCGGCTCGACGATCGGGACCGAGATCCGCGGCGGCCTCGTCACCTTCTTCACGATGAGCTACATCATCGTGCTGAACCCGCTGATCATCGGCACCGTGCAGGACGGCTCCGGGTCGTTCCTCGGCGGCGGGTCCGAGCCCAACATCGGCATGATCGCCGCCACCACGGCCCTCGTCGCCGGCGTGATGTCCATCCTCATGGGCGTCGTCGCGAACTTCCCGCTGGCGCTCGCCGCCGGCCTCGGCCTGAACGCCGTGGTCGCCTACTCCATCGCCTCGCTGCCCGACATGACGTGGGCCGACGCGATGGGCATCGTCGTGCTCGAGGGCCTCATCATCCTGGTGCTCGTGCTCACCGGGTTCCGGGAGGCGGTCTTCAAGGCCGTCCCGATGGAGCTCAAGACGGCCATCAGCGTCGGCATCGGCCTGTTCATCGCCTTCATCGGGCTGGTGGACTCCGGCTTCGTCCGCATCCCGCTCAGCCAGGCCACGCCCGTGGAGCTCGGCATCGCCGGCTCGCTGGGCTCCTGGCCGCTGCTCGTCTTCGTCGTCGGCCTGTTCCTCGCGATCATCCTCATGGCCCGCAAGGTCAAGGGCGCCATCCTCATCGCGATCGCCTCCGCGACCGTGCTCGCGATCGTCGTCGAGGCCGTCGGGTCCATCGGCGGGCAGAGCGCGGAGAACCCGGGCGGCTGGGAGCTCAACGTCCCGCAGCTGCCCGACAGCGTCGTGGCCACGCCGGACTTCTCGCTGCTCGGCCAGTTCTCGCTGTTCGGCTCGATCGAGAAGATCGGCCTGGTCGCCGTGATCCTGCTGGTGTTCTCGGTGATGATCGCGGACTTCTTCGACACGATGGGCACGATGGTGGCCGTCGGCGGCGAGGCCGGGCTGCTCGACGAGCAGGGCAACCCGCCGCGCACCAAGCAGATCCTCGTGGTCGACTCCCTGGCCGCCGCGGCCGGCGGTGCCGCCTCGGTGTCGTCCAACACGTCCTACGTCGAGTCCGCCGCGGGCGTCGGCGACGGTGCCCGCACCGGTCTCGCGTCGGTGACCACCGGCATCGCGTTCCTGCTGGCGACGTTCCTGTCCCCGCTGGTCGACATGGTGCCGTTCGAGGCCGCGACCCCCGCGCTCGTCGTGGTCGGCTTCCTCATGGTCATGCAGGTCTCGGGCATCGACTGGAAGAACTTCGAGGTCGCCGTCCCCGCGTTCCTCACGATCGTGCTCATGCCGTTCAGCTACTCGATCACCGTCGGCATCGGCGCGGGCGTCATCTCGTTCATCGTCATCAAGCTCGCGATGGGCAAGGCCCGCCGCGTGCACCCGCTGATGTGGGTGGCCGGCGCGCTGTTCGTCGTGTACTTCCTCATCGGCCCGATCAAGGGCTGGCTCGGCCTCTAG
- a CDS encoding response regulator, producing the protein MIRVLIADDSRVMRQIVIRTLRQAGYDWDVREASDGQEALEAVRADEPDVVLSDWNMPNLTGIDLLRRLRAEGFSTPFGFVTSEGSDEMRTLADEAGALFLIAKPFTADTFRDAIEPVLA; encoded by the coding sequence ATGATCCGCGTGCTCATCGCCGACGACAGCCGCGTCATGCGGCAGATCGTGATCCGCACGCTGCGCCAGGCCGGCTACGACTGGGACGTCCGCGAGGCGTCCGACGGCCAGGAGGCGCTCGAGGCGGTCCGCGCCGACGAGCCGGACGTCGTGCTCTCGGACTGGAACATGCCGAACCTCACCGGCATCGACCTGCTGCGCCGGCTGCGTGCGGAGGGCTTCTCGACGCCGTTCGGCTTCGTCACCTCGGAGGGGTCGGACGAGATGCGCACGCTCGCCGACGAGGCGGGTGCCCTGTTCCTCATCGCCAAGCCGTTCACCGCGGACACGTTCCGCGACGCGATCGAGCCGGTGCTGGCATGA
- a CDS encoding chemotaxis protein CheX, which translates to MTAAVEHDQVYAIAEEVFAAMIDGEPGYLRPWEGDVPVPAEPLVAWVDVHGELAGRAAVTTDVPTAHELTRALLGMDAGEPVGPEDLVDAFGEVANVVGGNVKALLPSQGTLSLPQVAAELPVVPGTSLTHELRLDWRGRPVVVVVWLFP; encoded by the coding sequence ATGACCGCCGCCGTGGAGCACGACCAGGTGTACGCGATCGCCGAGGAGGTGTTCGCCGCCATGATCGACGGCGAGCCCGGCTACCTGCGCCCCTGGGAGGGCGACGTGCCGGTGCCCGCCGAGCCGCTGGTCGCCTGGGTGGACGTGCACGGCGAGCTCGCCGGCCGCGCCGCCGTCACCACGGACGTCCCCACCGCGCACGAGCTCACCCGGGCGCTGCTCGGGATGGACGCCGGCGAGCCGGTCGGCCCGGAGGACCTCGTGGACGCGTTCGGGGAGGTCGCGAACGTCGTCGGCGGCAACGTCAAGGCGCTGCTGCCGTCGCAGGGCACGCTGAGCCTGCCGCAGGTCGCCGCCGAGCTGCCGGTCGTCCCCGGTACCTCGCTCACCCACGAGCTGCGCCTGGACTGGCGTGGACGTCCCGTCGTCGTCGTGGTCTGGTTGTTCCCGTGA
- a CDS encoding response regulator has protein sequence MRALVIDDSRTMRRIVASALEDLGFATVQAGDGQQALDVLESGEQVDLACIDWNMPVMDGLTFVTRVRAVPAWRNITLMMVTTESEHGQIVRALAAGAHEYLIKPFTIDAIRDKLDLLGLVPAEEPV, from the coding sequence ATGAGAGCCCTCGTCATCGACGACTCGCGGACCATGCGCCGCATCGTCGCGAGCGCCCTGGAGGACCTCGGCTTCGCCACGGTCCAGGCCGGTGACGGCCAGCAGGCGCTCGACGTGCTGGAGTCCGGGGAGCAGGTGGACCTCGCCTGCATCGACTGGAACATGCCGGTCATGGACGGGCTGACGTTCGTCACCCGCGTCCGCGCCGTCCCCGCGTGGCGGAACATCACGCTGATGATGGTCACGACGGAGAGCGAGCACGGGCAGATCGTCCGGGCCCTCGCGGCGGGCGCCCACGAGTACCTCATCAAGCCGTTCACCATCGACGCCATCCGCGACAAGCTCGACCTGCTCGGGCTCGTCCCTGCCGAGGAGCCCGTATGA
- a CDS encoding protein-glutamate O-methyltransferase CheR, with product MSLTQDTFAFVADVVRRRSAIQLEAGKEYLVESRLLPLAREGGHAGVDAYVREVRAGRRESDLAQIVEALTTNETSWFRDATPFSALRTHVVPTLRAERPVLDSVRVWSAACSTGQEPYSIAMTLADVLGPGVRVEITATDLSDQVLAQARSGRYSQLEVNRGLPAPMLVRHFQRSGADWQISDALRRAVTFQKHNLLDLPPAGPFDIVFLRNVLIYFDLETKRSILSRVHRVLKPGGFLVLGAAETTIGVDGDWERVPVERGSVYRPVHGGLVPRPRPAPAAAVPVAAAAAPAHTAAAWPTSTPLPPARPRVGAPVFPTAPAGRPGTPEQGVTR from the coding sequence ATGAGCCTGACCCAGGACACGTTCGCCTTCGTCGCCGATGTCGTGCGTCGTCGCAGCGCCATCCAGCTGGAGGCCGGCAAGGAGTACCTCGTGGAGAGCCGGCTGCTGCCGCTCGCGCGCGAGGGCGGCCACGCCGGCGTCGACGCCTACGTCCGGGAGGTCCGCGCGGGTCGCCGCGAGTCCGACCTCGCGCAGATCGTGGAGGCGCTCACCACCAACGAGACGTCCTGGTTCCGGGACGCCACGCCGTTCTCCGCGCTGCGCACCCACGTGGTGCCCACGCTGCGGGCCGAGCGGCCGGTGCTGGACTCGGTGCGTGTCTGGTCGGCGGCGTGCTCGACCGGCCAGGAGCCGTACTCGATCGCGATGACCCTCGCGGACGTGCTCGGCCCCGGCGTCCGCGTCGAGATCACCGCGACCGACCTGTCCGACCAGGTGCTCGCCCAGGCGCGCTCCGGCCGGTACTCCCAGCTCGAGGTCAACCGCGGCCTGCCCGCCCCCATGCTGGTGCGGCACTTCCAGCGCTCCGGCGCGGACTGGCAGATCTCCGACGCGCTGCGCCGGGCGGTGACGTTCCAGAAGCACAACCTGCTGGACCTGCCGCCCGCCGGGCCGTTCGACATCGTGTTCCTGCGCAACGTGCTCATCTACTTCGACCTCGAGACGAAGCGCTCGATCCTGTCGCGCGTGCACCGCGTGCTCAAGCCCGGCGGGTTCCTCGTGCTCGGCGCCGCGGAGACCACGATCGGCGTCGACGGGGACTGGGAGCGCGTGCCCGTCGAGCGCGGCTCGGTGTACCGGCCCGTGCACGGCGGCCTCGTGCCCCGCCCGCGTCCCGCCCCGGCCGCCGCGGTGCCCGTCGCCGCGGCAGCCGCACCCGCGCACACCGCCGCCGCCTGGCCCACCAGCACCCCGCTCCCGCCCGCGCGACCGCGCGTGGGAGCCCCCGTCTTCCCCACCGCCCCGGCCGGCCGCCCCGGCACACCCGAACAAGGAGTGACGCGATGA
- a CDS encoding CheB methylesterase domain-containing protein, with amino-acid sequence MLRPAPAPHPVSAVVLGSSTGGPEALSRVLGALSAPPPVPVLVVQHMPPVFTRQLAARLDRLGPATVVEATDGEALRPGTVYVAAGDHHLEVSRTAGALRTVLTDGPPVNFCRPAVDVLFRSAVRELGGQLLAVVLTGMGADGRTGCEDVVAAGGTVLVQDEATSVVWGMPGAVATAGLAHRVLPLGR; translated from the coding sequence GTGCTGCGCCCCGCGCCCGCGCCGCACCCGGTGTCGGCCGTCGTCCTCGGGTCGTCCACCGGCGGCCCCGAGGCGCTGTCCCGCGTGCTCGGCGCGCTGTCCGCCCCGCCGCCCGTGCCGGTGCTCGTCGTGCAGCACATGCCCCCGGTGTTCACCCGCCAGCTCGCGGCCCGGCTCGACCGGCTCGGCCCGGCGACCGTCGTGGAGGCCACCGACGGCGAGGCGCTGCGGCCGGGCACCGTCTACGTCGCGGCCGGCGACCACCACCTGGAGGTCAGCCGCACCGCCGGCGCCCTGCGCACCGTGCTCACCGACGGCCCGCCCGTGAACTTCTGCCGCCCCGCGGTGGACGTGCTGTTCCGCTCCGCGGTCCGCGAGCTCGGCGGTCAGCTCCTGGCGGTCGTGCTCACCGGCATGGGTGCCGACGGCCGCACCGGCTGCGAGGACGTCGTCGCCGCCGGCGGCACCGTGCTCGTCCAGGACGAGGCCACCAGCGTCGTCTGGGGCATGCCGGGCGCCGTCGCCACGGCCGGCCTCGCCCACCGCGTCCTGCCTCTCGGGAGGTAG
- the chvE gene encoding multiple monosaccharide ABC transporter substrate-binding protein — protein sequence MRQGMRRPAATAAAVAVAGVLAGCASATGAAGDGDRPLVGVAMPTTTSERWIADGENVQDQLRALGYDVDLEYAENDVPTQVAQLEDMIAAGADALVIGSIDGVALKDVLGEAAAADIPVIAYDRLIRESGDVDYYATFDNARVGVQQATTLLQGLGLLDEAGDRTDVTGPFAIELFAGSTDDNNATVFFDGAMGVLQPYLDSGVLTVPSGETGFEEVATDKWDPKNATARMDTLLPLYADRRLDGVLSPYDGISIAVLDAVKTIGYGTDAQPLPVVTGQDAELASAKSIAAGEQYATVYKDTRQLAEVTVAMVRALLDGAEPETNDSRSYDNGVKVVPSYLLTPQVVTEQNLRQVLVAGGYYTAEELG from the coding sequence ATGAGGCAGGGGATGCGCCGACCGGCCGCCACCGCCGCCGCGGTCGCGGTGGCCGGGGTGCTCGCCGGGTGCGCGTCGGCGACCGGCGCGGCGGGCGACGGGGACCGGCCGCTGGTCGGGGTCGCGATGCCGACGACGACCTCCGAGCGCTGGATCGCCGACGGCGAGAACGTGCAGGACCAGCTGCGCGCGCTCGGGTACGACGTCGACCTGGAGTACGCCGAGAACGACGTGCCCACGCAGGTCGCGCAGCTCGAGGACATGATCGCGGCCGGCGCGGACGCGCTCGTCATCGGGTCCATCGACGGGGTGGCGCTCAAGGACGTGCTGGGGGAGGCCGCCGCGGCGGACATCCCGGTGATCGCCTACGACCGCCTGATCCGCGAGTCCGGCGACGTCGACTACTACGCGACGTTCGACAACGCGCGCGTCGGGGTGCAGCAGGCGACCACCCTGCTGCAGGGCCTCGGCCTGCTCGACGAGGCGGGCGACCGCACGGACGTCACCGGCCCGTTCGCGATCGAGCTGTTCGCCGGCTCGACGGACGACAACAACGCGACCGTGTTCTTCGACGGCGCGATGGGCGTCCTGCAGCCGTACCTCGACTCGGGGGTGCTGACGGTGCCGTCCGGCGAGACGGGCTTCGAGGAGGTCGCCACCGACAAGTGGGACCCGAAGAACGCCACGGCCCGCATGGACACGCTGCTGCCGCTGTACGCCGACCGCCGGCTGGACGGGGTGCTGTCGCCGTACGACGGCATCTCGATCGCGGTGCTCGACGCCGTCAAGACCATCGGCTACGGGACGGACGCCCAGCCGCTGCCCGTCGTGACCGGGCAGGACGCCGAGCTCGCCTCCGCCAAGTCCATCGCCGCCGGCGAGCAGTACGCGACCGTCTACAAGGACACCCGGCAGCTCGCCGAGGTGACGGTCGCGATGGTCCGGGCGCTGCTGGACGGCGCCGAGCCGGAGACGAACGACAGCCGGTCCTACGACAACGGCGTGAAGGTCGTCCCCTCGTACCTGCTGACCCCGCAGGTCGTCACCGAGCAGAACCTCCGCCAGGTCCTCGTGGCCGGCGGCTACTACACCGCCGAGGAGCTGGGCTGA